From the Crateriforma spongiae genome, one window contains:
- a CDS encoding efflux RND transporter permease subunit: MARNPIAANLLMCLLLGGGIWSAFAVQKEVFPQYLLDVVEVNVGYPGASPEEVEQGILRPIEGAIRSVEGIREITSEAREGRGEVLIELVGGKDRVKTFQEIEQAINRIRTFPEQIEQPEVRLQSEQQEVMQVAIYGPIDIWALRQLAEQLRDQLQATEEITQVELRRVPNYVTHIEIPRQRLREYGLTLSDVADIIGRSSRDVAAGSVQTDAGEVLLRVKARKQWADEFAAIEIVSGQGGQVVRLGDIAEIRDGFEDVGFHSQFSQTPSVELDIFRAGTQSPIEIAETVEKTMADFETVLPPGVKWRVDRNNAEEFRRRLYLVLENAVIAVGIVLFILALFLEMRLAFWVMMGMMVSFIGGLVFMPVVGVSVNMISLFGFLVVLGIVVDDAVVVGENVHEKRQTEPDHEEAAIKGTQQVASPVVFSILTNIVAFVPLIFIPGETGKFWKPLPIVVIIVLTLSLIESLFILPAHLAHARDAGQRADGTIRRRGLGAWLHRGQQGFSRIFNRLVELLYGPLLRGCLRYRYVTTSAALALFIIVTGYANSAHMGMILMPEVSADEIEAGVRMPVGTTQDQAAEIADTVTRASLRMFDEHNLYEVAEGIKTNVRGQSFIDVEIVMKPPDQRDMTAKDVIDLWRESIGDLPGVDQVTFEAESGPGGHRRDLSIDLSHSDIDILEKASKAFVQRVEQYADVRDVNDSFNRGKNQYDFRLRPEGRALGLTDEELGRQLRGAYFGSLALRLLRGTNENEVRVKLPEHQREDMHHLEDLVIRTPNGAEVPLLDVADVEKNVAFSSITRRDGRRVINVSMNVEPKRAITQVLAALQQEELPALREDYPGITWTFEGSDAEMRRSTSSLYGSFGLALAVIYSLLAVAFRGYVQPLIVLVAIPFGIVGAVLGHMLLGYDLSLVSLMGVIALSGVVINDSLIMIDYANQLRREETAIQAITFAGLRRFRPILLTTITTFGGLVPLIFETSLQAQYIIPMAISLGFGILFATAIILVLVPCLYMILEDITVLFASRRREPEVAAELAVDA; this comes from the coding sequence ATGGCTCGCAACCCGATCGCGGCAAACCTGTTGATGTGTTTGCTGTTGGGCGGCGGAATCTGGTCGGCCTTTGCGGTCCAAAAGGAGGTCTTTCCGCAGTACTTGCTGGACGTCGTCGAAGTCAACGTCGGCTATCCCGGCGCTTCGCCGGAAGAAGTGGAACAGGGGATTTTACGCCCGATCGAAGGTGCCATCCGCAGCGTCGAAGGCATCCGCGAAATCACCAGCGAAGCGCGTGAAGGTCGTGGCGAAGTCTTGATCGAATTGGTCGGCGGCAAAGATCGGGTCAAAACGTTCCAAGAGATTGAACAGGCGATCAATCGGATTCGAACGTTTCCCGAACAGATCGAACAACCCGAAGTTCGGCTGCAGTCCGAGCAACAAGAAGTCATGCAGGTGGCGATCTATGGACCGATCGATATCTGGGCTTTGCGACAACTGGCCGAACAGTTGCGGGATCAGTTGCAGGCGACCGAGGAGATCACCCAGGTCGAATTGCGTCGTGTGCCCAACTATGTGACCCACATCGAAATCCCACGCCAACGTTTGCGTGAATACGGTCTAACGCTCAGCGACGTCGCCGACATCATTGGTCGATCCAGCCGTGACGTGGCAGCCGGTTCGGTTCAAACCGACGCGGGCGAAGTGCTGTTGCGAGTCAAAGCACGCAAACAGTGGGCGGACGAATTTGCTGCGATCGAAATTGTCTCCGGACAAGGCGGCCAAGTCGTGCGTCTGGGCGATATCGCTGAAATTCGTGACGGTTTCGAAGACGTCGGCTTTCATTCACAGTTCAGCCAGACCCCGTCGGTGGAACTGGACATCTTTCGTGCCGGTACGCAATCGCCCATCGAAATCGCCGAAACGGTGGAAAAGACGATGGCCGACTTTGAAACGGTCTTGCCACCGGGCGTCAAATGGCGAGTCGATCGGAACAACGCCGAGGAATTCCGGCGCCGTCTGTACCTGGTCCTCGAAAACGCCGTCATCGCCGTCGGCATCGTGTTGTTCATCTTGGCTTTGTTCCTGGAAATGCGGCTGGCGTTTTGGGTGATGATGGGCATGATGGTGTCCTTCATCGGCGGGCTGGTGTTCATGCCGGTGGTCGGTGTCAGCGTCAATATGATTTCGCTGTTCGGTTTCCTGGTCGTTCTTGGAATCGTGGTCGACGACGCCGTGGTGGTCGGCGAAAACGTGCACGAAAAACGGCAAACGGAACCGGATCACGAGGAGGCCGCGATCAAGGGGACACAGCAAGTTGCCAGTCCAGTGGTGTTCAGCATCCTGACGAACATTGTTGCCTTCGTACCCCTGATTTTTATTCCCGGCGAAACCGGCAAGTTTTGGAAGCCGCTGCCGATCGTCGTCATCATTGTGCTGACGCTTTCGCTGATCGAATCGCTGTTCATTCTGCCCGCCCACTTGGCCCACGCACGTGATGCGGGCCAGCGCGCCGACGGCACGATCCGTCGACGTGGTCTGGGGGCATGGCTTCACCGGGGCCAGCAGGGCTTCAGCCGCATTTTCAACCGCCTGGTGGAATTGCTTTACGGGCCGCTGTTGCGTGGGTGTCTGCGGTACCGTTACGTGACGACGTCGGCGGCGCTAGCGTTGTTCATCATCGTCACGGGTTATGCCAACAGTGCCCACATGGGCATGATATTAATGCCCGAGGTTTCGGCCGATGAAATCGAAGCGGGTGTTCGTATGCCCGTCGGTACAACCCAGGACCAAGCCGCCGAGATCGCCGATACGGTGACGCGGGCCAGTTTGCGGATGTTCGACGAACACAATCTGTATGAAGTCGCCGAAGGCATCAAAACCAACGTCCGCGGCCAAAGCTTCATCGACGTCGAAATCGTGATGAAGCCGCCGGATCAGCGTGACATGACGGCCAAGGATGTGATCGACCTGTGGCGTGAATCCATCGGCGATCTGCCCGGTGTCGACCAGGTGACTTTCGAAGCGGAAAGCGGGCCCGGTGGTCATCGACGTGATTTAAGCATTGACCTTAGCCACAGCGACATCGACATTCTGGAAAAGGCGTCCAAGGCGTTCGTCCAACGGGTCGAGCAGTACGCCGATGTTCGTGACGTCAACGACAGTTTCAACCGTGGCAAGAACCAGTACGACTTTCGGCTGCGTCCTGAAGGCCGCGCATTGGGGCTGACCGACGAAGAACTGGGACGACAATTGCGTGGTGCCTATTTCGGATCCTTGGCACTGCGTCTGTTGCGCGGAACCAACGAAAACGAAGTCCGGGTGAAGTTGCCCGAACACCAACGCGAAGACATGCACCACTTGGAAGACCTTGTCATCCGTACGCCTAATGGTGCCGAGGTTCCACTGTTGGACGTCGCCGACGTGGAAAAGAACGTTGCATTTTCGTCAATCACTCGTCGCGACGGCCGACGCGTGATCAATGTTTCGATGAACGTCGAACCCAAGCGAGCGATCACTCAGGTCTTGGCCGCATTGCAGCAAGAGGAATTGCCTGCACTGCGCGAAGATTATCCTGGCATCACCTGGACGTTCGAAGGCAGCGATGCGGAAATGCGTCGATCCACGTCATCCCTTTATGGTTCGTTCGGATTGGCTTTGGCCGTCATCTATTCGCTGTTGGCGGTTGCGTTTCGCGGGTACGTCCAACCCTTGATCGTGCTGGTTGCGATTCCCTTTGGCATCGTCGGCGCGGTACTGGGGCATATGCTGTTGGGATACGATTTGTCACTGGTCAGCCTGATGGGCGTGATCGCGTTGTCCGGCGTCGTGATCAATGACTCGCTGATCATGATTGACTATGCGAACCAATTGCGCCGTGAGGAAACGGCGATCCAGGCGATCACCTTCGCCGGACTGCGACGCTTCCGCCCGATCTTGCTGACCACGATCACCACTTTTGGTGGCTTGGTGCCGCTGATCTTTGAAACGTCACTGCAGGCCCAGTACATCATCCCGATGGCGATTTCCCTGGGCTTTGGGATTCTGTTTGCCACCGCGATCATCTTGGTGCTGGTGCCCTGTCTTTACATGATCCTGGAAGACATCACCGTGCTGTTTGCATCCCGTCGCCGCGAACCGGAAGTCGCGGCTGAATTGGCGGTCGATGCTTAG
- a CDS encoding acetolactate decarboxylase, whose product MRHHHFIPVFVLSCLATACSALHAEESTSHSSTSGDQRGALLQFGQMHQVIGMKQHHGRVRLSDLKPVSNLFAVGALEGLEGEITIAGGQMVISQVNPQGQLQSVAGDTGDRQATMLIGAHVDAWEKTVVPKDLTDAELDTFIQQQIQRRGGDSSKPIMFRIVGEFAKADVHVIHGACPVHARIRKEPIPPSQRPFEETVHDVSAQVVGVYAEDAVGKLTHPATRTHKHLIFRREVGDTPLTAHVELLTVRAGSVFYLPAD is encoded by the coding sequence ATGCGACACCATCACTTCATTCCGGTATTCGTTTTGTCATGCTTGGCAACCGCGTGTTCGGCATTGCATGCAGAAGAATCAACGTCCCATTCGTCAACCTCTGGGGATCAACGCGGCGCCCTGTTGCAGTTCGGCCAGATGCATCAAGTCATCGGGATGAAACAACATCATGGCCGTGTGCGACTGTCAGATTTAAAACCTGTGTCGAACCTGTTCGCCGTCGGCGCATTGGAGGGCTTGGAGGGAGAGATCACGATAGCCGGCGGGCAAATGGTGATTTCACAGGTCAATCCACAGGGACAATTGCAGTCGGTTGCGGGCGATACCGGCGACCGGCAAGCCACCATGTTGATCGGTGCCCACGTGGACGCTTGGGAAAAGACGGTGGTCCCCAAAGACCTGACCGATGCGGAGCTGGACACGTTCATCCAGCAACAGATCCAACGGCGTGGCGGTGATTCATCCAAACCGATCATGTTTCGGATCGTTGGGGAATTCGCCAAAGCTGATGTTCACGTGATTCACGGTGCCTGTCCGGTTCACGCTCGCATTCGCAAGGAACCGATTCCGCCGTCGCAACGCCCGTTCGAAGAAACGGTTCACGATGTATCGGCCCAAGTTGTTGGTGTTTACGCCGAAGATGCCGTTGGCAAGCTGACCCATCCGGCCACCCGAACTCACAAGCACCTGATCTTTCGACGTGAGGTCGGTGATACGCCTTTGACGGCACATGTCGAACTTCTAACCGTACGTGCGGGTTCCGTTTTTTACCTGCCGGCCGATTGA
- a CDS encoding efflux RND transporter periplasmic adaptor subunit, with product MSSPPKQHSGWQWFRIIVSVIACAGILAGSVWAVVIINQTEPTAQTINAKRKSSALVETITVHRQTCRPTITVLGNVQAAQEVSLSPRVDGQIIELSPHFIPGGMVKAGDVLLKIDPADFENDLRISESELRKAEASLDIESGRQSLAQKELKLLEGTIEGTNRALVLREPQIASIRAEVAAAQAGVQRAKLRLDRTKVLAPFDAQVLSRTVHVGSQVGTGDELGQLVGIHEYWVSAAVPLRSLRWIQFANPESVGSYDADTVPDGSEVILRDRDAWGPDVHRIGVVSRMIGALDQRTRLARVLISVADPLSLQGDDPPLIIDSLVDVEIQGRPIHDVVRLSRSYLRDGDTVWVMQDDELRIRQADVVFRDADHVYIRDGLNDGDEVVATTLATVADGVSLRKIESDKNEAGDSNETEDAETGAPKVPNQADSTESDEDTDPTGQNDDET from the coding sequence ATGAGTAGCCCGCCAAAGCAGCATTCCGGATGGCAATGGTTTCGAATCATTGTCAGCGTGATTGCCTGTGCGGGAATTCTGGCCGGTTCGGTGTGGGCGGTCGTGATCATCAACCAGACCGAGCCGACGGCGCAAACGATCAACGCCAAACGCAAATCGTCGGCGTTGGTGGAAACGATCACCGTTCATCGTCAGACGTGTCGACCCACCATCACGGTGCTGGGAAACGTTCAGGCCGCCCAGGAAGTCTCGCTAAGTCCGCGTGTGGACGGCCAAATCATTGAACTGTCGCCACACTTCATCCCCGGCGGGATGGTCAAGGCGGGCGACGTGTTGCTGAAGATCGACCCGGCGGACTTTGAAAACGATCTGCGAATCAGCGAAAGTGAACTGCGTAAAGCGGAGGCTTCGCTGGATATCGAATCCGGCCGACAAAGCTTGGCGCAGAAAGAGCTGAAGCTGCTGGAGGGGACCATCGAGGGGACCAATCGTGCATTGGTCCTGCGCGAGCCGCAGATCGCGTCGATCCGCGCCGAAGTTGCCGCCGCCCAGGCCGGTGTCCAACGAGCAAAATTGCGTTTGGATCGCACGAAGGTGCTAGCACCGTTCGATGCCCAGGTGTTATCGCGCACGGTTCACGTCGGATCTCAGGTCGGTACCGGTGACGAACTGGGACAGTTGGTCGGCATTCATGAATACTGGGTGTCCGCCGCCGTACCGCTACGCAGCCTGCGTTGGATCCAATTTGCCAATCCCGAATCGGTCGGATCCTACGATGCCGATACAGTACCCGACGGCTCGGAAGTCATCCTGCGCGATCGTGATGCTTGGGGACCCGACGTCCATCGAATCGGTGTGGTTTCGCGGATGATCGGTGCGCTGGACCAGCGAACACGTTTGGCAAGGGTGCTGATCAGTGTTGCCGATCCGCTTAGCCTGCAAGGTGACGACCCGCCGTTGATCATTGATTCGTTGGTTGATGTGGAGATTCAAGGACGACCCATTCACGACGTCGTACGATTGTCACGGTCCTATCTTCGTGACGGTGACACCGTCTGGGTGATGCAGGACGATGAGTTGCGGATTCGACAAGCCGATGTGGTGTTTCGTGACGCCGACCATGTTTACATCCGTGATGGATTGAACGACGGCGATGAAGTGGTCGCGACCACGCTGGCAACCGTTGCCGATGGGGTCTCCCTGCGAAAAATCGAATCGGACAAGAATGAAGCCGGCGATTCGAATGAGACCGAAGACGCTGAAACCGGGGCACCGAAAGTACCCAACCAAGCGGATTCGACCGAGTCCGATGAAGACACGGACCCAACGGGACAAAACGACGATGAAACGTAA
- a CDS encoding TolC family protein, with amino-acid sequence MFNFHGIRLGLACAKLGPLLCLLTTGCLVGVGGCANREAIGRLNNEPLPTFSDSGPAEMSDRWWTAFGDAELNARVQQAFGGNYDLAAALQRVSAARAVARRQASDFFPDVNGVATAGGDFGPGDDDFPSVIGLDASYIVDLWGQIDALVDAERLRASATYSDYQTIALAVSAEVTRTWLNLIEAKAQLELLDDQIETNRTGLDLQESRFGLGLVRSPDVLRQRQLLESTFEQYAVAKSRVDVLEHQLAILLGELPQTASYDPGTRLPDMPALPRTGLPAELLNRRPDVRSAFLAFQAADRDVAAAITDQFPRLNLTGSVLNVADSPENLFRDWFVSIGGQLVAPLIDGGQRRAEVDRTTSVARLRYNEYGQTMLIAFGEVEDALAQERYQLERLEHLAEQTELARKSSEQLREQYLIGDEDYLAVLTAIQGWQRLQRESLAAQLELRLIRVSLYLALAGGFDPRTQAADIVVVSTVDVESPARDESEPAATDADSGDEDRPDGLRDDSSAESSETNGMPGDEERRQDAGDDVLPAPDSPDRERLIDLLSTGPSVSAPNELLNVEASRANWSGPTRLPTPPSFETIVAPPDE; translated from the coding sequence ATGTTCAATTTTCACGGAATCCGTCTGGGTCTAGCCTGCGCCAAGCTCGGTCCACTGTTATGTCTGTTGACGACGGGATGCCTCGTCGGCGTCGGCGGATGCGCCAACCGAGAAGCGATCGGTCGGCTGAACAACGAACCTTTGCCGACGTTTTCCGATTCGGGGCCGGCGGAGATGTCCGACCGCTGGTGGACCGCATTTGGTGATGCGGAACTCAACGCCCGAGTCCAGCAGGCGTTTGGTGGCAATTACGATCTGGCCGCCGCGTTACAGCGAGTCTCGGCCGCCCGCGCGGTGGCTCGTCGTCAGGCATCGGACTTCTTTCCCGACGTCAATGGCGTCGCGACTGCGGGCGGCGACTTTGGCCCAGGCGACGACGATTTCCCCAGCGTGATCGGTTTGGACGCCTCGTACATCGTCGACCTCTGGGGCCAGATCGATGCGTTGGTCGATGCGGAACGTTTGCGAGCCTCGGCCACGTATTCCGACTATCAGACCATCGCGTTGGCCGTTTCGGCAGAGGTCACGAGGACGTGGCTGAATTTGATCGAAGCGAAAGCGCAGCTGGAACTGTTGGACGACCAGATCGAAACCAACCGCACGGGACTGGACCTGCAGGAATCGCGATTCGGTTTGGGGCTGGTTCGCAGTCCGGACGTTCTGCGTCAGCGTCAGTTGTTGGAGTCGACGTTCGAACAGTACGCCGTCGCCAAATCGCGTGTCGATGTGCTGGAGCACCAGTTGGCGATCTTGTTGGGCGAACTACCGCAAACGGCCAGCTATGATCCGGGAACCCGTTTGCCCGACATGCCGGCGTTGCCGCGAACCGGATTGCCCGCCGAATTGTTGAATCGGCGACCGGATGTTCGCAGCGCCTTTCTGGCATTTCAGGCGGCCGATCGTGATGTGGCGGCGGCGATCACCGATCAGTTCCCGCGGCTGAATCTGACCGGATCCGTTTTGAATGTTGCCGATTCACCTGAAAATTTGTTCCGTGATTGGTTCGTGTCGATCGGTGGCCAGTTGGTTGCCCCGCTGATCGACGGCGGCCAGCGACGTGCGGAAGTGGATCGGACCACATCGGTGGCACGTTTGCGCTATAACGAGTACGGCCAGACGATGTTGATTGCGTTTGGCGAAGTCGAAGACGCATTGGCTCAGGAACGCTATCAGCTGGAGCGGCTGGAACACTTGGCCGAACAGACCGAGCTTGCACGCAAATCGTCCGAACAATTGCGTGAACAGTACCTGATCGGCGACGAAGACTATTTAGCCGTTCTGACCGCGATTCAGGGCTGGCAACGTTTGCAACGCGAATCTCTGGCCGCTCAACTAGAATTGCGGTTGATCCGCGTGTCGTTGTACTTGGCGTTGGCCGGTGGCTTTGATCCCAGAACCCAGGCCGCCGATATCGTGGTGGTGTCCACGGTTGATGTGGAATCACCGGCGCGGGATGAATCCGAACCAGCCGCCACCGATGCCGATTCGGGTGATGAAGACCGACCGGACGGTTTGCGTGACGATTCGTCGGCCGAATCGTCCGAGACGAATGGAATGCCCGGCGACGAAGAACGCAGGCAGGATGCTGGTGACGACGTTTTGCCGGCGCCGGACAGTCCGGACCGTGAGCGCCTGATCGATTTATTATCGACGGGGCCGAGTGTTTCGGCACCGAACGAGCTATTGAATGTCGAAGCGTCCCGAGCAAACTGGTCGGGGCCGACCCGCCTTCCCACTCCGCCCTCCTTCGAAACGATCGTCGCCCCGCCTGATGAGTAG
- a CDS encoding DUF1559 domain-containing protein, with translation MHHSFLGGHRRHAFTLVELLVVIAIIGILVGLLLPAVQSARDAARQTQCKNNMKQIGLALHMYHDTLRGFPPGWMSRHPDTGKAYWLGRPGWAWASQLLPYLEQGNVVDNRIDFEKPMLDDFHREARETVIATYVCPSDAAAPTFVLPPGPMPKPNYNADYQSTLVAKANYVGVFGTVRMFDAGCPKGDCEGNGTFMLERSLRFRDITDGLSNTFVVGERNSRYSPSTWIGVFAGAAHAPGRVVAVAENPPNSDTSPAFTFSSDHPSGTHFLKADGSVALVSEQIDMETYHALCTRSGREVFGEY, from the coding sequence ATGCATCATTCATTTTTGGGCGGGCACCGACGACACGCGTTCACGCTGGTCGAACTATTGGTTGTCATCGCCATCATCGGCATCCTTGTCGGCCTGTTGTTGCCCGCGGTCCAATCCGCTCGTGACGCGGCGCGGCAAACGCAGTGCAAGAACAACATGAAGCAGATCGGGCTTGCACTGCACATGTATCACGACACGCTTCGCGGTTTTCCGCCGGGGTGGATGTCACGGCATCCTGACACCGGCAAAGCGTATTGGCTGGGACGTCCCGGTTGGGCGTGGGCATCACAGTTGCTGCCGTACTTGGAACAGGGCAACGTCGTCGACAATCGGATTGATTTCGAAAAGCCGATGCTTGACGATTTTCATCGCGAAGCACGGGAAACCGTCATCGCGACTTATGTTTGCCCGTCCGATGCGGCGGCGCCCACGTTTGTATTGCCGCCTGGGCCGATGCCCAAGCCAAATTACAACGCGGACTACCAAAGCACGTTGGTTGCGAAAGCCAACTATGTCGGCGTCTTTGGAACCGTTCGCATGTTCGACGCCGGGTGTCCCAAGGGTGATTGCGAAGGCAACGGGACCTTCATGTTGGAACGGTCGTTGCGTTTTCGAGACATCACCGACGGATTGTCCAATACGTTTGTCGTCGGCGAACGCAATTCGCGGTATTCGCCGTCGACTTGGATTGGTGTTTTCGCCGGTGCCGCGCATGCCCCAGGACGCGTGGTTGCGGTCGCCGAAAATCCGCCGAACTCCGATACCAGTCCCGCATTCACTTTCAGCAGTGACCATCCGTCCGGGACGCATTTCTTGAAGGCCGATGGATCGGTCGCACTGGTCTCCGAACAAATCGACATGGAGACCTACCACGCATTGTGCACCCGCAGTGGACGCGAGGTGTTCGGTGAATACTGA